One part of the Lycium ferocissimum isolate CSIRO_LF1 chromosome 8, AGI_CSIRO_Lferr_CH_V1, whole genome shotgun sequence genome encodes these proteins:
- the LOC132067781 gene encoding transcription initiation factor TFIID subunit 11-like, translated as MKRSKDPFEAAFEEQDASPPESPVGTDENEGQDQAAGDDVNTGSREKPSTSKAASVSVGTAGPISKPKEEDEEEEEENMDVQLGKLSSSSDPDKLAKMQSILSQFTEEQMSRYESFRRSGFQKSNMKRLLSSITGSAKISIPMTIVVSGISKMFVGELIETAKMVMAERKDTGPIRPCHIREAYRRLKLEGKIPKKTVPRLFQ; from the exons ATGAAGCGATCTAAGGATCCTTTTGAAGCTGCTTTTGAGGAGCAGGATGCCTCACCCCCTGAATCCCCTGTTGGCACTGACGAGAATGAAGGCCAAGACCAAGCTGCAGGTGATGATGTTAATACCGGTTCTCGTGAAAAGCCTTCAACATCTAAAGCTGCATCAGTCTCTGTTGGTACTGCTGGCCCAATTAGCAAGCCCAAagaggaagatgaagaagaagaggaagaaaacaTGGATGTGCAGTTAGGAAAACTCTCATCAAGTAGTGATCCTGACAAACTGGCAAAGATGCA GTCCATCTTATCCCAATTTACAGAGGAGCAAATGAGTAGATATGAATCTTTTCGGAGATCTGGATTTCAGAAATCCAACATGAAGCGG TTGCTGTCCAGCATCACAGGAAGTGCAAAGATATCTATTCCTATGACAATTGTGGTGTCTGGGATATCAAAAATGTTTGTTGGCGAGCTTATTGAAACAG CTAAAATGGTGATGGCAGAGAGAAAAGATACAGGACCAATCAGGCCATGTCACATAAGAGAAGCATATAGAAGGCTAAAACTTGAAGGCAAGATTCCGAAAAAAACAGTGCCAAGGCTTTTCCAATAG